The following proteins are co-located in the Nitrospirota bacterium genome:
- a CDS encoding ATP-binding protein — protein MKNISFEELNSILARGAFDELTGRLESETLECKRAPYQLDHERQKLELAKDVSALANVSGGYILIGPQTDKCASQRLADEIKEISRFEANLVNEERYHQVLNEWIYPRINGVAIKWHPSVDDSTKGIVAIAVPSQPNHSKPFLITKTLDEESGKTTQLIFGYAERRRSNAEPTSIEAIHAILRDGNLYRPLMEKLDAIGEAVQATQRQQLEIIGSRQPLALPTRPSPVELLDGRIGIVLGELELGPLHPTYVLAAAPLEPLEFPSIFESSDTELARLIESPLKIRRSGFDITVGEPTRIVAGERLRTLLTKSGTLNLWADGTAIFAAPGDDFLSWGRSLDIGPPLRINTLALAESAYIFCDLIQKAFGHAISHPRTVHYRLEIKNMTINQTPAILIPAPVTSTDWTFGHKLHEAPGASKVIDVRWSEPTLDPGIISFKLISALYAWFSIPEDKIPYSERAGSNRVISLEEIRRLNPG, from the coding sequence ATGAAAAACATATCCTTTGAGGAGCTAAATAGCATTTTAGCTAGAGGAGCATTTGACGAACTTACGGGCAGACTTGAGTCTGAAACCCTTGAATGCAAGCGAGCGCCGTATCAACTTGACCATGAACGGCAAAAACTTGAGCTAGCAAAAGACGTTTCAGCTCTAGCTAATGTGTCAGGTGGTTATATTTTAATTGGCCCTCAGACCGACAAGTGCGCCTCACAAAGATTAGCAGATGAGATCAAGGAAATAAGCAGATTCGAGGCAAACTTAGTAAATGAGGAACGCTATCATCAAGTGTTAAACGAATGGATATACCCTCGTATCAATGGTGTCGCAATAAAGTGGCACCCTTCAGTGGACGATTCGACTAAAGGAATCGTAGCCATTGCAGTTCCTTCTCAACCGAACCACTCCAAACCATTTCTGATCACAAAAACTCTTGACGAGGAAAGCGGGAAGACAACTCAGCTGATATTCGGATATGCAGAACGCCGGCGGTCCAATGCCGAGCCTACGTCAATAGAAGCAATTCACGCCATATTGAGAGATGGCAACCTCTATAGACCACTCATGGAGAAGCTCGATGCTATTGGCGAGGCAGTCCAAGCAACACAACGTCAACAACTGGAAATCATCGGCAGCCGGCAACCACTAGCCCTGCCAACGCGCCCCTCCCCTGTCGAACTCCTAGATGGTCGAATTGGGATTGTTTTAGGCGAATTAGAACTTGGGCCATTGCACCCCACCTACGTGCTTGCAGCGGCTCCACTTGAGCCTCTTGAATTTCCATCTATCTTCGAATCAAGCGACACAGAGCTTGCGCGTCTTATTGAAAGCCCACTAAAGATTAGGCGTAGCGGCTTTGACATTACTGTCGGCGAACCTACCCGTATCGTAGCAGGAGAACGTCTGCGCACCCTTCTCACAAAAAGTGGCACCTTAAATCTCTGGGCCGACGGAACCGCGATATTCGCCGCGCCTGGAGATGATTTCCTTTCTTGGGGAAGATCGTTGGACATCGGCCCTCCACTCCGCATTAATACACTAGCACTGGCAGAGTCGGCATACATTTTTTGCGACCTAATTCAAAAAGCGTTTGGGCATGCTATTTCGCACCCTCGGACGGTCCATTACAGGCTTGAAATTAAGAACATGACGATAAATCAAACGCCAGCGATCTTAATTCCAGCACCAGTAACTAGCACTGACTGGACATTTGGCCATAAGCTGCACGAAGCACCGGGGGCGTCGAAGGTAATAGATGTTCGCTGGAGTGAACCTACGCTGGATCCTGGCATCATATCCTTCAAACTAATTAGCGCTCTTTATGCCTGGTTCTCGATACCAGAAGATAAGATTCCCTATAGTGAACGTGCAGGAAGCAATAGAGTAATAAGTCTTGAAGAGATCAGACGGCTCAATCCTGGATGA
- a CDS encoding GYD domain-containing protein, giving the protein MATYISLFSWTEQGIRGVKDTVKRAAKFHAAIKKAGGKVKAVYWTMGRYDGVIVFEAPDDETATALMIGGGAQGNVRTETLRAFDERAMKKILSKARR; this is encoded by the coding sequence ATGGCGACCTACATCAGCTTGTTCTCGTGGACGGAGCAGGGCATCCGGGGGGTGAAGGATACGGTTAAGCGGGCCGCGAAATTCCACGCGGCGATCAAGAAGGCGGGCGGCAAGGTGAAAGCGGTCTACTGGACCATGGGCCGGTATGACGGGGTGATTGTCTTCGAGGCGCCGGACGATGAAACGGCCACAGCCCTCATGATCGGCGGCGGAGCCCAGGGGAACGTGCGGACGGAAACCCTGCGGGCCTTCGACGAACGGGCGATGAAAAAGATTCTCTCGAAGGCGCGCCGCTGA
- a CDS encoding CBS domain-containing protein, with protein sequence MSRPRSLWGIRRYWARCCGESSRRNRNDDLLARQGHSMPKRSSERPGRRLFVERDIERLREQLAKFQPFFSRRKTRSSLEEFDAAAERLLGRIFGEASELLETYAYAKLGEAAGLVNVPEEAQESGAHDVQRESLHQRKQVLESAIAELVELRPGAAARGSGGRSPLAGARVADYMSTDVRSIHKDASLKEAGRLFSKWKVGSLLVDDHRRYVGIITDTDLSRKGAGRGLDPNKTPVEVCMSKPVLSIEDSELLVAAIALMKAKGVRHLATTEDATIIGVLSVSDILRAYSELAGLDEEGAKE encoded by the coding sequence ATGAGCAGACCCCGCAGCTTGTGGGGGATCCGCAGATATTGGGCAAGGTGTTGCGGAGAGTCGAGCCGCCGAAACCGTAACGACGATCTTTTGGCAAGGCAGGGACATTCAATGCCGAAACGAAGCAGCGAGCGGCCGGGGCGCCGCCTGTTTGTGGAACGGGATATCGAGCGACTGCGCGAGCAGCTCGCCAAATTTCAGCCGTTTTTCTCCCGGCGAAAAACCCGCTCTTCCCTGGAAGAGTTCGATGCGGCGGCCGAGCGGCTGCTCGGCCGCATCTTTGGGGAAGCCTCGGAGCTATTGGAGACGTACGCCTATGCCAAGCTGGGCGAGGCGGCCGGCCTAGTCAACGTGCCGGAGGAGGCGCAGGAAAGCGGCGCGCATGACGTGCAGCGCGAAAGTCTCCATCAGCGCAAGCAAGTACTGGAGAGCGCCATTGCCGAACTGGTCGAACTCCGGCCCGGAGCGGCCGCCAGAGGTTCCGGCGGGAGAAGCCCGCTGGCCGGCGCGCGCGTAGCCGACTATATGTCCACGGATGTGCGCAGCATCCACAAGGACGCCTCGCTCAAGGAAGCGGGTCGGCTGTTCTCCAAATGGAAGGTCGGCTCGCTGTTGGTGGACGATCACCGTCGGTATGTCGGCATCATCACGGATACGGATTTGAGCCGGAAGGGGGCTGGCCGCGGTCTGGACCCGAACAAGACCCCGGTGGAGGTCTGCATGAGCAAGCCGGTGTTGTCCATCGAGGACAGCGAACTGTTGGTTGCGGCGATTGCGTTGATGAAGGCCAAGGGGGTCCGCCATCTGGCGACGACCGAAGATGCCACGATCATCGGCGTCCTGTCCGTCTCGGACATCTTGCGCGCATACTCCGAGCTGGCGGGGCTGGATGAGGAGGGTGCCAAAGAGTAA